The region ACGTGGCCGTGGGCGTCTACCTCAATCACAGCGCCCTCGGACTGGCCGCCTTCGGCGTCGGAGCCGCAGTGCTCCTGGCCGACGCCTTCCCCCAGTCGAAGCGCATCGCGTGGCTCTTCCCGCTCTTCCTCGCCATCGAGGGCGCGCTGCTGCTCACCTACAACGAAGATCTGCCATGGTTCGCAGGCTACCACCGGATCTCGAACCAGCCAACGCGCGGCGGCGTGCTCGCCCACCTCGAGAAGGGTCGTGCTGAGCTGACCTTCGACCGCAACAAGGGGGTGCTCGATCTGTACCTGCTCGGCGCCCACGACGCACAGCCCCTCGAGCGGTCGGAGCCGACGCTCGACGGCGTCATCGAAGCCCGCCAGCGGGCCTTCCCCATTGCGTTCACGAGCGTGGAGAGCGGGCACTACCAACTGGCCCTCGACTGGCTGCGCGCCGTTCCCGTGTTCAACGTGCGCCTGGGCGCGCCGCTCGACACCTCGTTCGATCCCATCGTCACCGCGCCGCTGCTGCCCCCCCTCGAAGGCGCGGAGGTGGTCTACGCCTGCGCGATGTGCCCGGATGTGCGATCGTCGATTCCGGGCACCTGCAGCATGTGCGGCATGACGCTCGAGGCGCTGCCGAAGCCCGAGATCACGGCCCCCGCCGTGCCGCCCCACGACCCGGAACTCGACTGCCGTCTCGCAGTGCAGCGCCCCCCGAAAGCGGGAGAGCCCGTCAAGATGACCCTGACGCCGGTCGGACCCGGCGGCGCCACGCTCACCAACCTGCACATCATGCACGAGAAGTTGATGCACCTCATGATCGTGCGCGACGATCTGAATGCATTCGATCACGTGCACCCGATCCGCCAGTCGGACGGCTCGTTCGTCATCGAGCACACCTTTCCCAGCGGCGGGCAGTACGTTCTCTTCGCCGAGATCGCGCCCACGGGCCGGCACGCGCAGCGCTTCCGGATCCCGGTGACGGTGGACGGGCCGGCCGCGCCACCGCCCCCTCACCGACCGCAGACCGCCCTCCTCCAGCAAGGCGACTACACGTTCTCCCTCGACACGGGAACGCTCCCCGTGCGCGCGGGTGGCGAGACGCCCCTCACGGTGAGCATCTACAAGAACGGACGTCCCGTCGAGGACCTGACGACCTGGCTGGGCGCCGCAGGGCACTGCGTGATCATCTCTTCCGACACCCTCGACTACGTGCACGCCCACGCGCTGCAGCTGAGCGCGGTGCAGACCCCCGCCGGTCCCGACATCGCCTTCCACGCTCGACTGCCTCGCCCTGGACGGTACCGCATGTGGGCCCAGCTGGCCCATGGCGACAAGGTGCTCACCGCCGACTTCGATCTCGAGGCGCGCTGAGCCCCGCCCATCATCGCAATCGCGCCAAGAGGGTCGCTCTCGCGCGGAACACGGCAGGACTGCCCGTCGACGCGTGAGAAACCAACGCTCTCGCAACAACGGGTTCCGCGCATCCGAGGCCCTTCTGCGAACGAGGAGGGCCAGATGATCAGGGCGGGCGTCATGGGCGCGACCGGCTACACCGGACTCGAGGTGATCCGCCTGCTGTCGCGCCATCCGCAGGCGCAGGTGGTCTTCGCAACAGCCCGCTCGCAGGCCGGCCTTCGGCTGCCCGACGTTCACCCGGGCGCCCCGGACATGGCCCTCTCCGACGCGGCCGACGTGCGGCTCGCTGACGCCGACGTGATCTTTCTCTGCCTGCCCCATGGCGCAACCCAGACTGCCGCTCGGTCGGCCCTCGACGCGGGATGCGTGGTCATCGACCTCTCCGCCGATCACCGCCTGCACGATCCCGCCACCTACGCACGCTGGTACGGGTCGGCGCACGCGCACCCCGACCTTCTCGGCGAGGCCGTCTACGGGCTCACGGAGATGCGTCGCGAAGCCATTCGCGAGGCCCGTCTCATCGGCAACCCCGGATGCTATCCGACGAGCATCCTGCTCGGCCTCGCCCCCCTGCTCCAGAGCGGCCTGCTCTCCGGCGCCACCGTCATCGCCGACAGCAAGAGCGGCGCCAGCGGCGCGGGCCGGACCCCTTCGGTGCCGCTGCTCTTCACCGAGGTGAATGAGAACGCGCGCCCGTACAACGTGGGCCATGTGCATCGCCACGTCGCTGAGATCGAGCAGGAGCTCTCCGCGCTTGCCGATGGCCCCCCTCCCACGGGAATCGTGTTCTCGCCGCACCTGCTGCCTGTGAACCGTGGCATCATCAGCACCCTCTACGTCCCGCTCTCCGACGGCGGAGCCGACGCGTCGGTCCGCTCGCTGTACACCGAGCGCTATGCGAGAGAGCCGTTCGTCCACGTGCTGCCGGAAGGCCAGACCGCCAGCCTCGCCCACGCGGTGCGCACCAACCGGGATGTCATCAGCCTGCATCCGGTCCCCGAGCGAGGCATGCTCATCGTCGTGAGCGTCATCGACAACCTCCTGAAAGGCGCCGCGGGTCAGGCGGTGCAGAACATGAACGTTCGCTTCGGGCTCGATGAGACGGCCGGCCTTCCATGAACGCGCCTCTCGTGCTCAAGGTCGGCGGGCAGGAGCTCGACAGCCCCGCGTTTCTGGCAGGCCTGGCGCAGGTCGTGACCGCCCTGCCCGCGCCGCCCGTCATCGTGCACGGCGGTGGCAAGGGGTCGACCCGCCTGGCCGACCGGCTCGGCCTCGAGACCCGCTTCATCGATGGACGCCGCGTCACCGACGACGCCACGCTCGAGATCGCGGTGATGGGGCTGGTGGGGCAGGCCAGCACGCAGCTCGTGCAGGGTCTCGTGACAGGCGGCGTGCGGGCCATCGGGCTGAGCGGCGTGGACGCCGGTCTGGTCACGGTGGCGCCCGCCGCCCCCCGCGACCTCGGGTGGGTGGGCGAGCCGTCGACGGTGCGTCACGAGGTGCTCCACGACCTCGTCAAGGCAGGGTTCGTGCCTTGTCTCGCGC is a window of Pseudomonadota bacterium DNA encoding:
- a CDS encoding N-acetyl-gamma-glutamyl-phosphate reductase, yielding MIRAGVMGATGYTGLEVIRLLSRHPQAQVVFATARSQAGLRLPDVHPGAPDMALSDAADVRLADADVIFLCLPHGATQTAARSALDAGCVVIDLSADHRLHDPATYARWYGSAHAHPDLLGEAVYGLTEMRREAIREARLIGNPGCYPTSILLGLAPLLQSGLLSGATVIADSKSGASGAGRTPSVPLLFTEVNENARPYNVGHVHRHVAEIEQELSALADGPPPTGIVFSPHLLPVNRGIISTLYVPLSDGGADASVRSLYTERYAREPFVHVLPEGQTASLAHAVRTNRDVISLHPVPERGMLIVVSVIDNLLKGAAGQAVQNMNVRFGLDETAGLP
- the argB gene encoding acetylglutamate kinase; translated protein: MNAPLVLKVGGQELDSPAFLAGLAQVVTALPAPPVIVHGGGKGSTRLADRLGLETRFIDGRRVTDDATLEIAVMGLVGQASTQLVQGLVTGGVRAIGLSGVDAGLVTVAPAAPRDLGWVGEPSTVRHEVLHDLVKAGFVPCLAPISLGDDGCVYNVNADTVAAAIAAALGAPALVMLTAAPGVLRDGQIIPTLTPHRIEQLITDGVIRDGMIPKTRAACAALARGVRSTRIIDLAGLTAWVADRETPQGTEVRPE